The Raphanus sativus cultivar WK10039 unplaced genomic scaffold, ASM80110v3 Scaffold0016, whole genome shotgun sequence genome includes a region encoding these proteins:
- the LOC108819880 gene encoding F-box/kelch-repeat protein At4g38940-like produces MEQSPKQKQSPSPLIPSLPDDVTVDIVARVPRSRYPTLSLVSKTFRKLIASPKLYKRRSHLGITEHRVYALLYNRSTGDLRFHVLHRKVNCRNRLVVVGSLPPMSSIESFVPVGSKTYVFNNLESLSIDFASHTVQSIPGMPQRMINNVASAVDGKVYLIGDSYCSFSDEDGSSGEGWMKAVMVFDTETQTWEPVMVKHDLPYGDLWSDSAVMEGKLFFKSFRNQHAFAYEPREDKWELKEVLNAKEWKGACVVDDVLYYHDRSGKAGVLMAFDPTKQSPCWSVVNGLEEFFAVEETDRSRVVKCGEKMLALFFTKIHDAKKKVIFCAEIALGRRQGEIWGKVLSCDVVFEDGLFDMVKCVSVTV; encoded by the coding sequence ATGGAGCAATCTCCCAAGCAGAAGCAGTCACCATCTCCTCTGATTCCGTCGCTTCCAGACGACGTCACTGTCGACATCGTAGCTCGTGTACCAAGAAGCCGTTACCCAACTCTCTCCCTCGTCTCCAAGACTTTCAGGAAACTCATCGCTTCGCCTAAGCTCTACAAGAGGCGATCTCACCTGGGAATCACCGAGCACCGTGTCTACGCTCTCCTCTACAACCGCAGCACGGGCGACCTCCGTTTCCACGTCCTCCACCGGAAAGTCAACTGCAGAAACCGCTTGGTCGTGGTCGGATCACTTCCTCCCATGTCTTCCATCGAAAGCTTCGTCCCCGTGGGTTCCAAGACGTATGTGTTCAACAACCTGGAATCGCTCAGCATCGACTTCGCCTCTCACACGGTGCAGTCCATCCCCGGCATGCCTCAGCGCATGATTAATAATGTAGCTAGCGCCGTTGACGGGAAGGTGTACCTGATCGGTGATTCCTACTGTAGTTTTTCTGATGAAGATGGGTCGTCGGGGGAGGGGTGGATGAAGGCGGTGATGGTGTTCGACACAGAAACCCAGACCTGGGAGCCGGTGATGGTAAAACACGACTTGCCCTATGGTGATCTCTGGTCTGATTCTGCTGTGATGGAGGGGAAGCTGTTCTTTAAAAGTTTTAGGAATCAGCACGCTTTTGCTTATGAACCGAGAGAAGACAAGTGGGAGTTGAAGGAGGTGTTGAACGCCAAGGAGTGGAAGGGTGCGTGTGTGGTTGATGATGTCCTCTACTACCACGATCGTTCTGGCAAGGCGGGGGTGTTGATGGCGTTTGATCCTACGAAGCAGAGCCCTTGTTGGAGTGTTGTCAACGGTTTGGAAGAGTTTTTCGCTGTGGAGGAGACTGATCGATCCAGAGTGGTCAAGTGTGGGGAGAAGATGTTGGCTCTCTTCTTTACTAAAATACATGACGCCAAGAAGAAAGTCATTTTCTGTGCAGAGATTGCTTTGGGAAGGCGCCAAGGAGAGATTTGGGGTAAGGTGTTGTCGTGCGATGTTGTTTTTGAGGATGGGCTGTTTGACATGGTGAAGTGTGTGTCTGTCACCGTTTGA